A region of uncultured Carboxylicivirga sp. DNA encodes the following proteins:
- the kbl gene encoding glycine C-acetyltransferase, which translates to MYGKFQDFLKNEIEGIKESGLYKNERIITSPQGAEIQVGGKTVLNFCANNYLGLSSHPRVVEAGQKAMDTHGYGLSSVRFICGTQDIHKELEAKIAEFLGTEDTILYAACFDANGGVFEPLFTEEDAIISDALNHASIIDGVRLCKAARYRYAHADMADLEEQLKKAQAQRFRIIVTDGVFSMDGDIAKLDQICDLAEKYDALVMVDDCHAAGFIGKTGRGTHEYNNVMGRVDIITGTLGKALGGALGGYTTGRKEIIDMLRQRSRPYLFSNSLAPSIIGASLEVFKMLTESTALRDKVMDNAEYFRAKLTEAGFDLKPSKSAIAALMLYDAKLSQEFAARLLEEGIYVIGFYYPVVPKGQARIRIQLSAAHERHHLDQAISAFVKIGKELKVIE; encoded by the coding sequence ATGTACGGTAAGTTTCAGGATTTTTTGAAGAATGAAATAGAAGGCATTAAAGAATCGGGCCTTTATAAAAACGAACGAATTATTACCTCTCCTCAGGGTGCCGAAATTCAGGTAGGAGGGAAGACTGTTTTGAACTTTTGTGCCAACAACTATCTGGGATTGTCGTCTCATCCAAGAGTTGTAGAAGCAGGTCAAAAAGCTATGGATACCCATGGATATGGTTTGTCATCAGTTCGTTTTATCTGTGGCACACAGGATATTCATAAAGAACTGGAAGCTAAGATTGCTGAATTTCTGGGTACTGAGGATACAATTTTATATGCCGCTTGTTTTGACGCGAATGGTGGAGTTTTTGAACCTTTATTTACCGAAGAGGATGCCATTATTTCTGATGCATTGAATCATGCTTCTATTATTGATGGAGTTCGTTTATGTAAGGCAGCCCGTTATCGATATGCACATGCTGACATGGCAGATCTGGAAGAGCAATTAAAAAAAGCTCAGGCACAACGATTCCGTATTATTGTTACCGATGGAGTTTTCTCAATGGATGGCGATATTGCAAAGTTGGATCAGATCTGTGATCTAGCTGAAAAATATGATGCATTGGTAATGGTGGATGATTGTCATGCAGCCGGATTTATCGGAAAAACAGGTCGAGGTACCCATGAATATAACAATGTAATGGGACGAGTGGATATCATCACAGGAACCTTAGGAAAAGCTTTAGGTGGAGCCCTGGGAGGTTACACAACCGGTCGAAAGGAAATTATTGACATGTTACGTCAGCGCTCTCGTCCTTATTTATTTTCTAACTCACTGGCACCATCAATTATTGGAGCTTCATTAGAAGTATTTAAAATGTTGACAGAGTCAACAGCTCTTCGTGATAAGGTGATGGATAATGCTGAATATTTCAGAGCTAAATTAACTGAGGCAGGTTTTGATTTAAAACCGAGTAAATCTGCTATTGCAGCATTGATGTTATACGATGCCAAATTGTCGCAGGAATTTGCTGCCCGTTTACTGGAAGAAGGAATTTACGTTATCGGGTTCTATTATCCGGTGGTTCCTAAAGGTCAGGCACGTATTCGTATTCAGCTATCGGCTGCTCACGAACGCCATCATCTGGATCAGGCCATTAGCGCCTTTGTAAAGATTGGAAAAGAGCTAAAAGTGATTGAATAG
- a CDS encoding adenosine kinase has product MSSVLGLGNALVDVLARLESDSLLEKLSLPKGSMQLVDSEAANKVMEATAHLKKNLASGGSAANTIHGLANLGVKTGFIGKIGKDELGQVFRNDMSSNNITPHLSESEAESGRAIALISPDSERTFATCLGAAIELSADDLLEHLFEGYTYFHVEGYLVQNKPLIEKAYQIAKAKGLKTSIDLASFNVVEDNLDFLKNLVENYVDIIFANEEEAKAYTGKEGEEALNELAKGTEVAVLKLGKEGSLIKRFDEVVKVGIIPVNSIDTTGAGDLYAAGFLYGLIQNLDLAKCGNIGSILSGHVIEVVGPKMTEDTWKEIHEKIKKILN; this is encoded by the coding sequence ATGAGTAGTGTACTGGGATTAGGAAATGCATTAGTAGATGTGTTGGCACGACTGGAAAGCGATTCTTTATTGGAAAAACTAAGCTTACCGAAGGGAAGTATGCAGTTGGTAGACAGCGAAGCTGCCAATAAAGTAATGGAAGCAACCGCTCATTTAAAGAAAAATCTGGCCAGTGGTGGTTCTGCTGCTAATACCATCCATGGCTTAGCTAATTTAGGGGTAAAAACCGGTTTTATTGGCAAGATTGGAAAGGATGAGTTAGGACAGGTTTTCAGAAACGACATGTCAAGTAATAACATTACGCCTCATTTAAGTGAGAGTGAAGCAGAATCGGGTAGGGCTATTGCTTTGATCAGTCCTGATTCGGAGCGTACTTTTGCTACCTGTTTAGGTGCAGCCATAGAGTTATCAGCCGATGATTTATTGGAGCATTTGTTTGAAGGGTACACTTATTTTCATGTTGAAGGATACCTGGTTCAGAATAAACCATTGATTGAGAAAGCATACCAGATTGCAAAAGCCAAAGGCCTTAAGACTAGTATCGACCTGGCCAGCTTTAATGTAGTGGAAGATAACCTTGACTTTCTGAAGAATCTGGTTGAGAATTATGTTGATATCATTTTTGCCAACGAAGAAGAAGCTAAAGCCTATACAGGCAAAGAAGGTGAAGAAGCCTTAAATGAATTAGCAAAAGGAACTGAAGTAGCTGTTTTAAAACTTGGTAAAGAAGGATCGCTGATAAAGCGTTTTGATGAAGTGGTTAAAGTAGGTATCATTCCGGTAAACAGCATTGATACAACCGGTGCTGGTGATTTGTACGCTGCAGGGTTCTTGTATGGATTAATTCAAAACCTTGATTTGGCAAAATGTGGAAATATTGGTTCAATTCTTTCGGGTCATGTTATAGAAGTTGTGGGTCCTAAAATGACAGAAGATACCTGGAAGGAAATTCACGAGAAGATTAAGAAAATCCTTAATTAA
- a CDS encoding TonB-dependent receptor has product MKSLNFHLLILCFWIGSSYLMASETKWTVTGVVIEQQTNEAIPNATVSIFSRIDSTLITGGITNNDGEFSIQKLVDGEYHLKISFMGYKDFIVDPLILNASEKIINLGTLRLVQDVEALSEIVVTSNNIAIKNSVDRQVINVSSNLSASGGTAIDALRLSPSLQIDPEGNVKLRGSSDFIVLVNGKPTSLQSGDVLKQIPANTISKIEVITNPSVKYNAEGGAGIINVVLKRGYQSGLNGMINASIGTKDKYAGDVTINLNKEKASYSIGLDWRDYTTTANNNYYRTLFNESNTHYASMLQDRSFTDSNLGFRFGIDYNPNENTNISYSFHTGYNKLHANILNTNSGYTIPESNEEHKYNPFYLSQKPTFFTNNIGFTKIINERNDKITANIYYSYIDYEFINNQLSYFTDENQVIIDPSPYQLNVLNNNNSNDLRLDADYTNVLSDKSDLEAGVSYHLYSRFLNLIYSEFDYNSNDWVNHPDYTNKYNFDESVYSTYLNLNSSVLGLTTSVGLRMEYTDRLLKRKGSNEEYHYNKANFFPGVSLSKNINDQSILKFALTSRINRPDEYYMNPYPEFQDDYFYSEGNPYLIPEIIRNSELGYSYNKDQTSFTSNLYYRTTKHKIEQKLTVEDDGKIHTIFHNDSGDKALGLELMGNIKVNNWWNINVNANLFYYDIWALVEEIKVKNNDFSWNTQMVNSIHFNPSTSLQVIGYYSSQTAWSQGYLSDYYFFDIAFKKQFLNNRLSINLQLKDALQSLNYELTTNTNNMKLVGDFNNESPILLFNLSYTFSNYNKKTRDVETKFDM; this is encoded by the coding sequence ATGAAATCATTAAATTTTCACCTTCTTATTCTTTGTTTCTGGATTGGTTCTTCTTATTTAATGGCATCAGAAACTAAATGGACTGTTACCGGAGTTGTAATTGAACAACAAACCAACGAAGCTATTCCCAACGCAACCGTTTCGATATTCTCGCGAATTGATTCAACCTTGATTACGGGTGGTATAACCAACAATGATGGCGAATTTTCGATACAGAAATTGGTTGATGGCGAATATCATTTAAAAATAAGTTTTATGGGTTATAAGGACTTTATTGTTGACCCATTGATATTAAACGCATCTGAAAAGATTATCAATCTGGGAACCTTACGACTTGTACAGGATGTTGAAGCTCTTTCGGAGATCGTGGTAACTTCAAATAACATTGCTATAAAAAATTCAGTAGACAGACAGGTTATTAATGTTTCGTCAAATTTATCTGCATCGGGCGGTACTGCTATTGATGCCCTTAGATTATCACCTTCCTTGCAAATTGATCCGGAGGGAAATGTGAAGTTAAGAGGTAGTTCAGATTTTATTGTTCTGGTTAATGGTAAACCTACTTCGTTACAATCGGGAGATGTTTTAAAGCAAATTCCTGCCAATACGATTAGTAAAATAGAAGTAATTACTAATCCATCAGTAAAATATAATGCCGAGGGAGGAGCCGGAATAATCAATGTCGTACTTAAAAGGGGTTATCAAAGCGGCTTAAATGGAATGATAAATGCATCTATCGGAACAAAGGATAAATATGCAGGTGATGTAACGATAAATCTTAATAAAGAAAAAGCAAGTTATTCCATTGGATTAGACTGGAGAGATTACACAACAACTGCAAATAACAATTACTATAGAACATTATTCAATGAATCAAACACACACTATGCTTCAATGTTGCAGGATAGAAGTTTTACAGACTCCAATTTGGGCTTTCGATTTGGTATAGATTATAACCCAAATGAGAATACGAATATTTCATACTCATTCCATACCGGTTATAACAAATTGCATGCAAATATATTAAATACCAATTCAGGTTATACTATCCCTGAAAGCAATGAAGAGCATAAGTATAACCCTTTTTATCTATCACAAAAACCAACATTTTTTACCAATAACATTGGATTTACAAAGATCATAAATGAACGAAACGATAAAATCACAGCAAATATTTACTATTCATACATCGATTATGAATTCATAAATAACCAGCTTTCCTATTTCACAGACGAAAATCAAGTGATAATAGATCCCAGCCCATACCAATTGAATGTTTTGAATAATAACAATAGTAATGATTTAAGATTGGATGCAGATTATACTAATGTGCTTTCCGATAAGTCTGATTTAGAAGCAGGAGTTTCGTATCATTTATATAGTCGTTTCTTGAATCTAATTTATTCTGAGTTTGATTACAATAGTAATGATTGGGTTAATCATCCTGATTACACTAACAAATATAATTTTGATGAAAGTGTTTATTCAACTTATCTGAATCTTAATAGTTCAGTTTTGGGTTTAACTACATCAGTAGGACTAAGAATGGAATATACCGACAGGTTATTAAAACGTAAAGGTTCCAATGAAGAATATCACTATAATAAAGCCAACTTCTTTCCAGGTGTTTCACTAAGTAAAAATATTAATGACCAGTCAATTCTTAAATTTGCCTTAACCAGCCGTATTAATCGTCCGGATGAATATTATATGAATCCTTATCCTGAATTTCAGGATGATTATTTCTATTCTGAAGGGAATCCTTATTTGATACCTGAAATTATTCGCAATTCTGAATTAGGTTACTCTTATAACAAAGATCAGACATCCTTTACTTCTAATCTGTATTACAGAACAACCAAGCATAAAATTGAGCAAAAATTAACAGTTGAAGATGATGGAAAGATTCATACTATATTCCACAATGATAGTGGAGATAAAGCTTTGGGTCTGGAGTTAATGGGTAACATTAAAGTAAATAATTGGTGGAACATAAATGTGAATGCGAATCTCTTTTATTATGACATCTGGGCATTAGTGGAAGAGATTAAAGTTAAAAACAATGATTTTTCATGGAATACCCAAATGGTTAATTCAATTCATTTTAATCCATCCACCTCTTTACAAGTAATTGGTTATTACAGCAGTCAAACGGCATGGTCTCAAGGTTATTTAAGTGACTATTACTTTTTTGATATTGCCTTTAAAAAGCAATTTCTAAACAACAGGCTTTCAATTAATCTACAACTTAAGGATGCGCTGCAGTCGCTTAACTATGAGTTAACCACTAATACCAATAATATGAAACTGGTTGGTGATTTTAACAATGAATCTCCTATTTTATTATTCAATCTAAGCTACACATTTAGTAATTACAATAAGAAGACAAGAGATGTCGAAACCAAATTCGATATGTAG